The genomic region GCCTCAGGCGGTATCCGCGTGCAGCGCCTGTCGAACGCGATCGCGCCCGACCTTTATGACATGTTCCATCGCCGAACGCGCGCCCGCCTCGTTCCTTCTCCCGATTTCCTCGACGATTCGAATGTGGTTGCGGGCAACCTCGTCGATGCCGTTTTTTTCGGCGGTGGGTGAGCTCAACTTGAATACACCAACAAGTGCCGCCTCGATCAAGCTGCCGACCGTGCGCAGGAAGGGGTTCCCGGAAGCGTCCAGCACGGAAAGATGGAACTTGAGGTCGGCAACGGCCAGGCTTTCCGCGGTATGATTCGCGTCGCCCATGGCGACGGCAAGGCGCATCATGCCAGCGATCTCTGCATCGGTCGCGTTTCGCGCCGCCAGCGCCGCGGCGTGCGGCTCGAACGCCAGCCGCACCTCGCTGAGGTGGTACAAGAACTCGTCATCGACGCCGGATACAAAATGCCAGGTCAGGATGTCGCTGTCGAAGAGGTTCCAATCATTTTTGGGTCTCACGCGCGTGCCGATGCGCGCGCGCGGTACCACAAGTCCCTTGGCCGCCAAGGTTTTCATCGCTTCGCGCAGGACCGTTCTCGAAACCCTGAAACGAGCCGCCAGTTCCGGATCACCGGGCAGAATGCTGCCGACCGGAAATTCCCCCGAAACGATCGCTTTTCCGAGCTGGTCCACCACTTGTGCATGGCTTGTGCGCTTCGGTGCGCCGGATATCACTGTATCAAACAGGCTCTTGCTCAACCCGTTCCCCCTCCCAAGATTACCTCCGCGGAGGTCGCGCGCTCGTCAATTGGTGCGTGGCGTTCAACCGCCATCTTCATCCCCGGCGCGAAAGTATTCAACTTTAGTTCGAATAAGCGATTCCTCAAAGCCGGTCCGAAACCAGGGCTAAGGGCGGTTTGTCGCACCTGATATCGCCCACCCGAATTGGCAAACCCCGCGTCGCGACGCGGGGTTTGCCGACCTTGGAAACTCGATGACGTTACCGCTTGGGCTAGGCCGCTTATTGCGGCAGTTTGTCGTCGACACCTTCAACGTAGAAGTTCATGCCGAGCAACGTGGCGTCATCGGAGCTTTCACCCGTCTTCAGCCATGCGCTGCCGTCCTGCTTGTTGAGCGGACCGGTGAACGGCTTCAATTCACCGGATTTGATCTTGGCCTCGGTTTCCTCGGCCATCGCCTTCACGTCATCAGGCATGTTGGTATAGGGCGCCATCGTCAAGATGCCGTCTTTCAAGCCATCCCAGCTCGACGTCGTTTCCCACTTTCCGTCGAGGAAGGCCTGCGTGCGCTTCACATAGTAGGCACCCCAGGTGTCGACGATGGCCGTCAGCTGCGTCTGCGGGCCTGCCGCAATCATATCGGATGCCTGGCCGAACGCCTTGATGCCACGCTCGGCAGCGACCTGCATGGGCGCGGTCGTGTCGGTGTGCTGCGTCAGGATATCGACGCCTTGGTCGACCAGCGCCTTGGCGGCGTCGGCCTCCTTGCCGGGATCGAACCAGGTGTTCGCCCATACGACCTTGATCTTGAAGTCCGGATTGACCGAGCGGGCGCCAATCACGAAGGAGTTGATACCCATCACGACTTCAGGGATCGGGAACGAAGCGATGTAGCCGGCGACGCCCTTCTGCGAAAGCTTAGCTGCGATCTGGCCCTGAATGTAGCGACCTTCGTAGAAGCGGCTGTTATAGGTCGCGACGTTCGGAGCGGTCTTATAGCCGGTGGCGTGTTCGAACTTCACGTCAGGGAACTTTTGCGCAATCTTGATCGTCGCGTCCATGAAGCCGAATGACGTGGTGAAGATCAGCCCGCAGCCCGACCGCGCCAGCCGTTCGATGGCACGCTCGGCGTCAGGCCCCTCCGGCACGTTTTCGAGAAACTGCGTCTCGATCTTGTCGCCAAGTTCCTTTTCGAGCTGCTGACGACCGACGTCATGCGCTTGCGTCCAGCCGCCGTCGGTCTTGGAGCCAACATAGACGAAGCAGATCTTGGCCTTTTCCTGGGCACTTGCCGCCGACGTGAAGCCGAGCACGGCAGTTGTGGTTGCGAGGGCGAGCAGTAGTTTTTTCATTTTTACCTCTGTCGGTTGAGAACTTCCGTCTGGCTTGTTGTTGTTCACCGGTCCGGCACAAACGGTTTGCCGAGCGATGCCGGCGTGTTGATCAGGGTCATGCGCCGGTTGTGTGAGATAAGGATAAGTACGACAACTGTCGCAACATAGGGAAGCGAAGAAAGGAACTGCGAGGGAATGCCGATGCCGAAAGCCTGCGCGTGAAGCTGGCTGATCGAAACCGCCCCGAACAGATATCCGCCGGCGACGATGCGCCAGGGGCGCCAGGACGCGAAGACCACCAGGGCAAGCGCAATCCAGCCGCGCCCCGCCGACATGTTCTCCACCCATTGCGGCGTATAGACGAGTGACAGCTGCGCACCGGCGAGACCGGCGCAGGCACCGCCAAACAAGACGGCCAGATAGCGCGTTCTGATGACGTCGACGCCGAGCGCATGGGCAGAGGCGTGACTGTCGCCGACGGCGCGCAACTTCAGGCCCGTGCGGCTCCGGAACAAGAACCAATGGATACCGGCAACCACTGCGATCGATAGATAGAAAATGGCGTCCTGTCGAAACAGCAGCGGTCCGAGAAACGGAATCTGGGAGAGGAGCGGTATCGCGATCGGTTGCAGCTTGATCCCTTGCATCCCGAGGAAACTCTCGCCCAGCATACCGGAGACGCCAAGCCCCAGGAGCGTCAATGCCAGGCCGGTCGCCACCTGATTGGCGACAAGCGTCAACGTAAGGAAGGCAAAAAGGAGCGAAAACAGCGACCCGCATGCGATGCCGGCAAGCAGGCCAACGTAGGGCGAACCACTGAGCTGTGTCGCGGCAAAGGCGCACACGGCGCCCATGATCATCATGCCCTCGACGCCGAGATTGAGGACGCCGGATCGCTCTGCGACAAGTTCGCCCGCGGCGGCAAGGACGAGCGGGGTAGCCGCCGTGATGACGCTCAACAGGATTGCTTCAACGATGCCCATCAGTGGCTTCCATCCGTCTTGATCGCGGCGAACCTCTCCCACACCAGCCTTATGCGATAGTGAATGAGCGTGTCGCAGGACAGCACGAAGAAGAGCAGCAGCCCCTGGAAGACACGCGTGACTTTTTCAGATACGCCGATCGAGAGCTGGGCCGCCTCGCCACCGAGATAGGTCAACGCCAGGACGAGGCCGGCGGCGATAATGCCGAGCGGATTGAGGCGACCGAGGAAGGCGACGATGATTGCCGTGAAGCCGTAGCCGGGCGAGATTACCGGCCGCAATTGCTGGATGGCGCCGCTTACTTCCGCGATCCCGGCAAGCCCCGCCAATGCTCCCGAGAACAGCATCGAAAACCAGATCATCTTACGCGACGAAAAGCCGGCGAAGCGCCCTGCCCGCGCGGATTGGCCAAGCACGGTGATCTCGAAGCCTCGCAGCGTATAACGCATCATGAACCAGACCAGAACCGCGGCAATGATGGCGAAGGCGAAGCCCCAATGCGTGCGTCCGGAAGCGAGTATCTCGGGCAGGATCGCATCGGTGGCAAAGCTGCGGGTTTCCGGAAAATTCATGCCCTGCGGATTGCGCCAGGGTCCGCGCACGAGCCAGTCGAGGAAAAGCTGGGCCACATAGACCAGCATCAGGCTCGTCAGGATCTCGTTGGTGTTCATATGCGCCTTCAGGAAGGCCGGTATCGCCGCAAAAAGTGCGCCGCCAAGCATGCCGAGCAACATCATCATCGGCAGCACCATCGGCGATTGCCAGTCATAGAAGACGACGGGCAGGATCGATCCCGCGATCGCCCCCATGATGAACTGGCCTTCGGCACCGATGTTCCAGTTGTTGGAACGGAAGCAGACGGAGAGGCCGACACCGATCAGGATCAACGGCGCAGCCTTGATCGCCAGTTCGTGCAGCGACCAGACTTCGATCAACGGTTCGACGAAGAAGCTGTAGAGTGCGGTCACCGGATTTTTGCCGAGCAGTGCGAACATGATGCCGCCGAAGACGATGGTCAGCGCGAAAGCGATGAACGGCGACAGGAGTGAGAACAGCGTCGAGACTTTGGTGCGTTTTTCGAGTTCAATGCGCATGGGCTGCTCCCGCGCCTTCCGTCTTGGCGTACATGCCCCCCATCAATAGCCCGATCTTCTCGCGTGACAGTTCCCGTGCCGGATAGGGATCGGAAAGGCGCCCCTCGCTGATGACGGCGATCTCGGTCGCCACTTCGAATATTTCGTCGAGGTCCTGGCTGATGACGAGCACGGCGGAACCTGCCTTGGCAAGGTCGACCAGTGCCTGGCGAATGCGGCTTGCCGCCCCCGCGTCGACGCCCCAGGTCGGTTGGTTCACCACGAGCACGGACGGTTGGCGATCGAGTTCGCGGCCGACAATGAATTTCTGCAGGTTGCCGCCCGAGAGTGAACCCGCCGGGGGGTCCTCGCCGCTCTTGCGAACATCCATCGCCTCGGAAATCCGCCTCGTTGCAGCCTTCACCGCGCTCTGGCGAATGATCCTGAGGAATCCGCCGCCCAGAAAGGCCCGCTTGTCGGATTGATTGCGTGCTAGGACCAGATTGTCCGACAAGGAAAGTGCTGCAACGGCCGCGTGCCCATGCCGCTCCTCCGGAACGAAGCCGGCGCCCATGAGCCGTCGCGCATTGATATTCCGCGTTCCAACGGGCCTCTGCCGTATCTGTACCGCGTTGTCGTCGGCGACCGGATATTCACCCGACAAGGCGTCGAAAAGCTCGCTCTGCCCATTACCGGCGACGCCAGCGATCGCCAGCACCTCACCCGCCCGAACCTTGAGACAGATGTTCTTCAACGAAACCGCGAAAGGCGTGCGCGCCGCAACCGAAAGATGGCGCGCCTCCAACTGAACATCGCCTTTGGTGGTCGTGCCCTCCGGGGTCACCGGCGCGACATCGCTTCCGACCATCATCCGCGCCAACGAGGCCGGTGTTTCCACGCGGGGATCACAAGCTCCCGTCACCTTGCCGTGTCTCAGAACCGTCGCCCGGTCGCAAAGGCGCTGCACCTCCTCGAGACGATGGCTGATATAGAGGACGGAGCGGCCTTCCGACTTCAGTTTCCGAAGCGTCTCGAACAGGCGGTCGGCCTCCTGTGGCGTCAGCACCGAGGTCGGCTCGTCGAGAATGATCAACTGCGGATTCTGCAAGAGTGCACGCACGATCTCGATCCGCTGGCGCTCGCCGACTGAAAGATCCGCCACATGCGCCTTGGGGTCGAGAGGCAGACCATAGGCGTGCGACAGCCGCGACGCCTCGTCCGCGACGCGGCCAAGCGAGACGTTCCGATCCATCGAAAGCGCGATATTCTCTGCGACGGTCAGCGCCTCGAACAAGGAAAAATGCTGGAAAACCATGCCGATGCCGAGCTTGCGCGCGTCACCGGGGCTGCCGATGCGCACGGGTTCACCCTGCCACGTGATCTCGCCGGCCGTGGGCGCGAGCACGCCGAACAGCATTTTCACCAGGGTAGACTTGCCCGCCCCGTTCTCGCCAAGCAAGGCGTGGATTTCCCCGGGCTCTATCTGCAGATTGATCGCGTTGCAGGCTGCGAACGAGCCGAACAATTTCGTCAGGTTGCTCACGGCCAACAACGGACCGCTCGCAGTTTGTCCCTTACCAGGCACGCTGCCCTCTTTTCCCCTCTATTGATCCCCGCCCACCTTCAGGTTTCGATCACGGAATCAACAACGTCGTTCCACTCGTTTTTCTTGTTTCCAGATCCGTATGCGCCCGGCCGGCCTCGGCGAGCGGATAGGTCTGATTGATATTGATACGCACTTTGTTGCTTTGCACAACATCAAACAGGGAATTTGCGCACGCCTCCAATGCCGCTCGCGTCGAGACATAACTGAAGAGCGTCGGGCGTGTTGCAAAGAGCGAGCCCTTCTGCGCCAGGAGACCGATGCTGAACGCCTCCACCGGCCCGGAAGAGTTGCCGAAGCTGACCCAGAGCCCGCGCGGTTTCAGGCAGTCGAGCGACGCCGGATAGGTATCGTGACCGACCGAATCGTAAACGACATCGACGCCGCGACCGCCAGTCAGCGCCTTGACGCGCGCGACGAAATTGTCAGTCCGGTAGTCGATGACATGGTCGTAGCCGTGGGCGAGCGCCAGATCGATCTTCTCCTGCGAGCCGGCCGTGCCGATCACGGTCGCGCCCAGCGCCTTCGCCCACTGCCCGGCGATCAGACCGACGCCGCCGGCTGCCGCGTGGAAGAGCAATGTCGTCTCCGGGCCGACCTTGAAGGTCTGATTGAGCAGATATTGGGCGGTCATGCCCTTAAGCATCATCGCAGCCGCCGTTTCCAGGCTGATCCCGTCGGGGACCTTGACCAATTGCGATGCCTCGACATTGCGTTCGCTTGCATAGGCGCCATCGGCCGACGCGTAGGCAACGCGGTCGCCGATCGAGAACAGGTT from Sinorhizobium garamanticum harbors:
- a CDS encoding FadR/GntR family transcriptional regulator; its protein translation is MSKSLFDTVISGAPKRTSHAQVVDQLGKAIVSGEFPVGSILPGDPELAARFRVSRTVLREAMKTLAAKGLVVPRARIGTRVRPKNDWNLFDSDILTWHFVSGVDDEFLYHLSEVRLAFEPHAAALAARNATDAEIAGMMRLAVAMGDANHTAESLAVADLKFHLSVLDASGNPFLRTVGSLIEAALVGVFKLSSPTAEKNGIDEVARNHIRIVEEIGRRNEAGARSAMEHVIKVGRDRVRQALHADTA
- a CDS encoding BMP family ABC transporter substrate-binding protein, translating into MKKLLLALATTTAVLGFTSAASAQEKAKICFVYVGSKTDGGWTQAHDVGRQQLEKELGDKIETQFLENVPEGPDAERAIERLARSGCGLIFTTSFGFMDATIKIAQKFPDVKFEHATGYKTAPNVATYNSRFYEGRYIQGQIAAKLSQKGVAGYIASFPIPEVVMGINSFVIGARSVNPDFKIKVVWANTWFDPGKEADAAKALVDQGVDILTQHTDTTAPMQVAAERGIKAFGQASDMIAAGPQTQLTAIVDTWGAYYVKRTQAFLDGKWETTSSWDGLKDGILTMAPYTNMPDDVKAMAEETEAKIKSGELKPFTGPLNKQDGSAWLKTGESSDDATLLGMNFYVEGVDDKLPQ
- a CDS encoding ABC transporter permease, whose product is MGIVEAILLSVITAATPLVLAAAGELVAERSGVLNLGVEGMMIMGAVCAFAATQLSGSPYVGLLAGIACGSLFSLLFAFLTLTLVANQVATGLALTLLGLGVSGMLGESFLGMQGIKLQPIAIPLLSQIPFLGPLLFRQDAIFYLSIAVVAGIHWFLFRSRTGLKLRAVGDSHASAHALGVDVIRTRYLAVLFGGACAGLAGAQLSLVYTPQWVENMSAGRGWIALALVVFASWRPWRIVAGGYLFGAVSISQLHAQAFGIGIPSQFLSSLPYVATVVVLILISHNRRMTLINTPASLGKPFVPDR
- a CDS encoding ABC transporter permease — translated: MRIELEKRTKVSTLFSLLSPFIAFALTIVFGGIMFALLGKNPVTALYSFFVEPLIEVWSLHELAIKAAPLILIGVGLSVCFRSNNWNIGAEGQFIMGAIAGSILPVVFYDWQSPMVLPMMMLLGMLGGALFAAIPAFLKAHMNTNEILTSLMLVYVAQLFLDWLVRGPWRNPQGMNFPETRSFATDAILPEILASGRTHWGFAFAIIAAVLVWFMMRYTLRGFEITVLGQSARAGRFAGFSSRKMIWFSMLFSGALAGLAGIAEVSGAIQQLRPVISPGYGFTAIIVAFLGRLNPLGIIAAGLVLALTYLGGEAAQLSIGVSEKVTRVFQGLLLFFVLSCDTLIHYRIRLVWERFAAIKTDGSH
- a CDS encoding ABC transporter ATP-binding protein, whose protein sequence is MPGKGQTASGPLLAVSNLTKLFGSFAACNAINLQIEPGEIHALLGENGAGKSTLVKMLFGVLAPTAGEITWQGEPVRIGSPGDARKLGIGMVFQHFSLFEALTVAENIALSMDRNVSLGRVADEASRLSHAYGLPLDPKAHVADLSVGERQRIEIVRALLQNPQLIILDEPTSVLTPQEADRLFETLRKLKSEGRSVLYISHRLEEVQRLCDRATVLRHGKVTGACDPRVETPASLARMMVGSDVAPVTPEGTTTKGDVQLEARHLSVAARTPFAVSLKNICLKVRAGEVLAIAGVAGNGQSELFDALSGEYPVADDNAVQIRQRPVGTRNINARRLMGAGFVPEERHGHAAVAALSLSDNLVLARNQSDKRAFLGGGFLRIIRQSAVKAATRRISEAMDVRKSGEDPPAGSLSGGNLQKFIVGRELDRQPSVLVVNQPTWGVDAGAASRIRQALVDLAKAGSAVLVISQDLDEIFEVATEIAVISEGRLSDPYPARELSREKIGLLMGGMYAKTEGAGAAHAH
- a CDS encoding quinone oxidoreductase family protein, with the translated sequence MAQAIVIRELGGPEVLKMEGVTLSAPGPGEVQIRQVAVGLNFIDVYFRTGLYKSATGLPFIPGKEGAGIVTAVGDGVNLFSIGDRVAYASADGAYASERNVEASQLVKVPDGISLETAAAMMLKGMTAQYLLNQTFKVGPETTLLFHAAAGGVGLIAGQWAKALGATVIGTAGSQEKIDLALAHGYDHVIDYRTDNFVARVKALTGGRGVDVVYDSVGHDTYPASLDCLKPRGLWVSFGNSSGPVEAFSIGLLAQKGSLFATRPTLFSYVSTRAALEACANSLFDVVQSNKVRININQTYPLAEAGRAHTDLETRKTSGTTLLIP